In one Bacteroidota bacterium genomic region, the following are encoded:
- a CDS encoding amidohydrolase family protein, protein MRFTLFSTVLVALLAVPAQAQRTLLHCGTVLDPATSMEALGPHTLTIEGNRIAAVTRGFVEEGEGDTVVDLRGAFCMPGLMDMHTHLGGESRKNGYIDRYTVPPAEQALRATEYARTTLLSGFTTVRNVGGREGVTIALRNTINRGVVVGPRMFVAGQSLAIMGGHADPTNGGREDLLGIPDESQGIVGGVDSAIQATRLAIKRGADLIKITATGGVLSLARDGSGPQFRTEEIEAIVETARDAGIKVTAHAHGDEGMRRAVEAGVGSIEHGTMMSTATMDLMIERGTYYVPTITAGRSVADSASIAGYYVPMVAEKAQRIGPMIQSTFANAYERGVPIAFGTDAGVFRHGRNAREFAYMVEAGMPPMEAIRSATVAAADLLDQEANLGALQPGFFADVVAVPRDPLADITVLETRMDFVMKGGVVYKHDGQPTVRL, encoded by the coding sequence ATGCGCTTCACCCTGTTCTCTACCGTCCTCGTTGCTCTGCTCGCCGTGCCCGCCCAGGCGCAACGCACGCTCCTCCACTGCGGCACCGTCCTCGACCCCGCGACCTCGATGGAGGCGCTCGGGCCGCACACGCTCACCATCGAGGGCAACCGCATCGCAGCCGTGACCAGAGGCTTCGTGGAGGAGGGCGAGGGCGATACCGTGGTCGACCTGCGCGGTGCGTTTTGCATGCCGGGGCTGATGGACATGCACACGCACCTCGGCGGCGAGAGCCGGAAGAACGGCTACATCGACCGCTACACCGTGCCACCGGCGGAGCAAGCCCTCCGGGCAACCGAGTACGCGCGGACGACGCTACTCTCGGGCTTCACGACGGTCCGCAACGTCGGCGGGCGCGAGGGCGTCACGATCGCGCTACGCAACACGATCAACCGAGGCGTGGTCGTAGGGCCACGCATGTTCGTCGCGGGGCAGTCGCTCGCCATCATGGGCGGGCACGCCGACCCAACCAACGGCGGACGCGAAGACCTCCTCGGCATCCCGGACGAGTCGCAGGGCATCGTGGGCGGCGTCGACAGTGCGATCCAGGCGACGCGGCTCGCCATCAAGCGCGGGGCCGACCTCATCAAGATCACGGCCACCGGCGGGGTGCTCTCGCTCGCCCGCGACGGCTCCGGCCCGCAGTTCCGCACCGAGGAGATCGAGGCCATCGTTGAGACCGCGCGCGATGCCGGGATCAAGGTCACCGCTCATGCGCACGGCGACGAGGGCATGCGCCGCGCCGTCGAGGCGGGCGTCGGCTCCATCGAGCACGGGACGATGATGAGCACCGCCACGATGGACCTGATGATCGAGCGCGGCACCTACTACGTCCCGACGATCACCGCCGGACGCAGCGTCGCCGACTCGGCGAGCATCGCGGGCTACTACGTCCCGATGGTCGCCGAGAAGGCGCAGCGCATCGGTCCGATGATCCAATCGACGTTCGCCAATGCCTACGAGCGGGGTGTGCCCATCGCCTTCGGCACCGACGCCGGCGTCTTCCGCCACGGCCGCAACGCACGCGAGTTCGCCTACATGGTCGAGGCCGGCATGCCGCCGATGGAAGCGATCCGCAGCGCCACCGTCGCCGCGGCCGACCTGCTCGACCAGGAAGCCAACCTCGGTGCGCTCCAGCCCGGCTTCTTCGCCGACGTCGTGGCCGTCCCGCGCGACCCGCTCGCCGACATCACCGTGCTCGAAACCCGCATGGACTTCGTGATGAAAGGCGGCGTGGTGTACAAGCACGACGGGCAGCCAACGGTCCGGCTCTAG
- a CDS encoding FMN-binding negative transcriptional regulator, which yields MLENRFDAAHSNAEWKAFLAGESFGQLVVSTDAFPFVVPTHYVYDPGRLEGSLGVVEFHLHRGNPVFEALAQDDRAAFAVLAADAYIPTDWNRDEGADPAWSAPTSYFAAVQALGRATVIDDEPGKAAVLNRQFVRLQPEGGHHAVEPGSNPFGKMLKGIRAVRLTVDDVRVKIKVGGNRTRAVQERVAAHLAERAEGGDLAARAHLLRRSGLGG from the coding sequence ATGCTTGAAAATCGCTTCGATGCGGCCCATTCCAACGCCGAGTGGAAGGCGTTCCTGGCCGGGGAATCCTTCGGGCAGCTCGTGGTCAGCACCGACGCCTTCCCCTTCGTCGTGCCCACGCACTACGTCTACGACCCCGGGCGCCTAGAGGGCTCGCTCGGCGTCGTCGAGTTTCACCTCCATCGAGGCAACCCGGTCTTCGAGGCGCTCGCGCAGGACGACCGCGCCGCGTTCGCCGTCCTCGCCGCCGACGCCTACATCCCGACCGACTGGAACCGCGACGAGGGCGCGGACCCGGCTTGGTCGGCCCCGACGAGCTACTTCGCCGCCGTGCAGGCCCTCGGCCGCGCCACCGTCATCGACGATGAGCCGGGAAAAGCCGCCGTGCTCAACCGGCAGTTCGTGCGGCTCCAGCCTGAGGGCGGCCACCACGCTGTCGAGCCCGGCTCGAACCCGTTCGGGAAGATGCTCAAAGGCATCCGCGCCGTGCGGCTCACCGTGGACGACGTGCGTGTCAAGATCAAGGTGGGTGGCAACCGGACGCGCGCCGTGCAGGAACGCGTCGCGGCGCACCTCGCCGAGCGCGCTGAGGGCGGCGACCTCGCTGCCCGTGCCCACCTCCTTCGCCGCAGTGGCCTGGGCGGCTAG
- a CDS encoding ROK family protein encodes MSRTPASTSSVGERTFFVVVDIGGTNLRCALVPTDAPTTLLARSEAQTPATSGAVVDLIAHMAEDGAQQLGVPTHSLVGLGCVSPGILDPASGVVSTAVNLGWTDVPLRAMLAERTGLPVAIENDVNAGAIAEYHFSELQRVHSLVYLTVSTGLACGIVLDGRVYHGASNAAGELGFLATDLHALDDPNRSLEHVASGAGVARAWAHQGESHLNGNAQAITAAEVFDAARDGNAGARHLVHEAAAGVALAAAAICCVLNPEVLVLGGSIAEHEPAVVDRVQTHLQAMLPFPPRIEQARLGKDAPLLGAVAVAERLALAAAA; translated from the coding sequence ATGTCTCGAACTCCCGCTAGTACGTCATCGGTTGGGGAGCGGACGTTCTTCGTGGTTGTGGACATCGGCGGCACGAACCTGCGCTGCGCGCTCGTCCCCACGGATGCCCCGACGACCCTGCTTGCCCGCTCGGAAGCCCAGACACCCGCGACCAGTGGGGCCGTGGTCGATCTGATCGCCCACATGGCAGAGGATGGGGCCCAACAACTCGGCGTGCCGACGCACAGCCTGGTCGGCCTAGGCTGCGTGAGCCCCGGCATCCTCGACCCGGCCTCGGGCGTGGTATCGACCGCCGTCAACCTAGGCTGGACCGACGTACCTCTGCGCGCGATGCTTGCCGAACGCACAGGCCTTCCCGTAGCCATTGAGAACGACGTCAACGCCGGGGCCATCGCCGAGTACCACTTCAGCGAGCTCCAGCGTGTGCACTCGCTCGTCTACCTCACCGTGAGCACCGGGCTTGCGTGCGGGATTGTCCTGGACGGCCGCGTGTACCATGGGGCCAGCAACGCCGCAGGAGAACTCGGCTTTTTAGCCACAGACCTTCACGCGCTCGACGATCCGAATCGGTCGTTGGAGCACGTGGCCAGCGGAGCAGGCGTGGCGCGAGCCTGGGCGCACCAGGGCGAATCCCACCTGAATGGCAACGCTCAGGCGATCACGGCGGCCGAGGTGTTCGACGCCGCCCGCGACGGCAACGCAGGGGCGAGGCACCTCGTGCATGAGGCGGCGGCCGGCGTCGCCCTCGCCGCGGCGGCGATCTGCTGCGTGCTCAATCCCGAGGTCCTCGTACTCGGAGGCAGCATCGCAGAGCACGAGCCCGCGGTGGTCGACCGCGTCCAAACGCACCTGCAGGCGATGCTCCCGTTCCCCCCGCGCATCGAGCAGGCACGGCTCGGCAAGGATGCGCCGCTCCTCGGCGCCGTGGCCGTGGCCGAACGCCTCGCGCTCGCTGCGGCGGCCTAA
- a CDS encoding LacI family DNA-binding transcriptional regulator, whose product MKRLTINDVARLAFVSRSVVSRVLNNKPNVSKEARERVLEVIEKYNYRPNSAARSLVTDRRLEICVLVPRQADDILATGFWPLVLLGVSEAASELGYSITLATVSLTSRDEVVERTVESNRFDAFVMITRDVADLMVESINASGKPCVMIGHDPAYDGIHSVDVDNEAGAYLGVKHLVDLGHQTVGIVHGPADLQETDRRRKGYERALSEGGLTPPKAFTAEQPYTQEGGYRAILEWHVAGGLPNAVFCASDAHATGALLALYELGVRVPDDIAVVGFDGLPSSRYAVPPLTTVEQPIYDKGRRAAAMVVELLGSPQTEVVHELMPATLCVRASTVGRDAAASA is encoded by the coding sequence ATGAAACGCCTGACGATCAACGATGTCGCCCGGCTCGCGTTCGTGTCGCGCTCGGTCGTGTCGCGTGTGCTCAACAACAAGCCCAACGTGAGCAAGGAGGCGCGCGAGCGCGTGCTGGAGGTCATCGAGAAGTACAACTACCGCCCCAACTCGGCCGCCCGGAGCCTGGTCACGGACCGCCGCCTGGAGATCTGTGTGCTCGTCCCTCGGCAAGCGGACGACATCCTCGCCACGGGCTTCTGGCCCCTGGTCCTGCTCGGGGTCTCGGAGGCCGCCTCCGAACTGGGATACAGCATCACACTGGCCACCGTCAGTCTCACCTCACGCGACGAGGTCGTGGAGCGCACGGTCGAGTCTAACCGCTTCGACGCGTTTGTCATGATCACCCGCGACGTGGCCGATCTGATGGTCGAGTCCATCAACGCCTCGGGCAAGCCGTGCGTGATGATCGGCCACGACCCGGCGTATGACGGCATCCACAGCGTGGACGTGGACAACGAGGCCGGAGCCTATCTCGGCGTGAAGCACCTTGTGGACCTCGGCCACCAGACGGTCGGCATCGTCCACGGCCCCGCCGACCTCCAGGAGACGGATCGCCGCCGGAAGGGGTACGAGCGCGCACTCAGTGAGGGGGGGCTCACCCCACCCAAGGCGTTCACCGCCGAACAGCCCTACACGCAGGAGGGGGGCTATCGAGCCATCCTGGAGTGGCACGTCGCCGGCGGACTGCCCAACGCGGTCTTCTGCGCGAGCGACGCCCACGCCACAGGCGCGCTGCTCGCCCTCTATGAACTCGGCGTCCGGGTACCCGATGACATCGCCGTCGTCGGATTCGATGGCCTGCCCAGCTCACGGTATGCGGTGCCACCGCTCACGACGGTCGAGCAGCCGATCTACGACAAAGGCCGCCGGGCGGCCGCGATGGTGGTCGAGTTGCTCGGGTCGCCGCAGACCGAAGTGGTGCACGAACTGATGCCCGCGACCCTCTGCGTTCGCGCCTCGACCGTAGGCCGGGACGCGGCGGCTAGCGCGTGA
- a CDS encoding M48 family metalloprotease, with protein MSALSALLLRRAAFVLLLPIVLLGCATSTNFITGESQPAAYSWAEEVQIGREADASIIAQYGVYDNPELSAYVTRIGEEVLRQSALRQAPAPPEVQNTPFTFRVLDSPVVNAFALPGGFVYVTRGLLAHLDNEAQLAMVLGHEVGHVAGRHASKRAAVQQRNVIGLIGAAAAAEVFLGRGAQVLDVGGTGVQLLQLSYGRDDERESDQAGVAYAERAGWDAAEGAYFFTSLKRLQEQAGASIPNFLSTHPDPGEREVTIRQLAAQYPTGTEIGQAEFFRMIDGIVVGEDPRQGYTEGGSFYHPQLRFQFAYPAGWQVANSAAAVQIGEPNGNAAMIFTFAEGSSAQEAGRAFAGQQGFTASDQSAVRLNGLTAYRVTGTAAVEGGNLGVVSYHIDYDGNVYHFYGLANSNTFSTYSSAMDGALRSFARLTDSRYLNRDPIRLTITNAGRTAPFSTLASRANLPGGMNMLSLAIINQVNVNETIQAGTPIKLTR; from the coding sequence ATGTCTGCCCTGTCTGCTCTACTGCTCCGCCGAGCGGCGTTCGTGCTCCTACTGCCGATCGTCCTGCTCGGCTGCGCGACCTCGACCAACTTCATCACGGGCGAGAGCCAGCCCGCCGCCTACTCCTGGGCCGAGGAGGTCCAGATAGGCCGGGAGGCCGACGCCTCGATCATCGCGCAGTATGGGGTCTACGACAATCCCGAACTGAGCGCCTACGTGACGCGCATCGGCGAGGAGGTGCTGCGGCAGAGTGCGCTCCGGCAGGCTCCCGCGCCGCCCGAGGTCCAGAACACGCCGTTCACCTTCCGCGTCCTCGACAGCCCCGTTGTGAACGCCTTCGCGCTGCCCGGCGGGTTCGTCTATGTGACGCGTGGCTTGCTTGCCCACCTCGACAACGAGGCGCAATTGGCGATGGTGCTCGGCCACGAGGTCGGGCACGTCGCCGGGCGGCACGCATCGAAGCGTGCGGCCGTCCAGCAGCGCAACGTCATTGGGCTGATCGGAGCTGCCGCCGCCGCCGAGGTGTTTCTGGGCCGAGGCGCCCAGGTGCTCGACGTCGGCGGCACGGGCGTGCAACTGCTCCAACTGAGCTACGGGCGCGACGACGAGCGCGAGTCGGACCAGGCGGGCGTTGCCTACGCCGAGCGCGCGGGCTGGGACGCGGCCGAAGGAGCCTACTTCTTCACCTCGCTCAAGCGCCTCCAGGAGCAGGCCGGTGCCTCGATCCCCAACTTCCTATCGACGCACCCCGACCCGGGGGAGCGTGAGGTGACGATCCGGCAGCTCGCCGCGCAGTACCCGACCGGCACGGAGATCGGCCAGGCCGAGTTCTTCCGCATGATCGACGGGATCGTCGTGGGCGAGGACCCGCGCCAAGGCTACACCGAGGGTGGCAGCTTCTACCATCCACAGCTGCGCTTCCAGTTTGCCTATCCAGCGGGCTGGCAGGTGGCCAACAGTGCCGCCGCCGTGCAGATCGGCGAGCCGAACGGCAACGCGGCCATGATCTTCACCTTTGCCGAGGGCAGCTCCGCGCAGGAGGCTGGCCGCGCGTTCGCCGGGCAGCAGGGCTTCACCGCGAGCGACCAGAGCGCCGTGCGCCTCAACGGGCTCACGGCCTACCGCGTCACCGGCACCGCCGCCGTCGAGGGCGGCAACCTCGGTGTGGTGAGCTACCACATCGACTATGACGGCAACGTCTACCACTTCTACGGACTCGCTAATTCCAACACCTTCAGCACCTACTCCTCGGCGATGGATGGCGCCCTTCGCAGTTTTGCGCGCCTGACCGACAGCCGCTACCTCAACCGCGACCCAATTCGCCTGACGATCACGAACGCAGGCCGCACGGCGCCCTTCTCCACACTCGCCTCCCGAGCGAACCTGCCCGGCGGAATGAACATGCTCAGCCTGGCGATCATCAACCAGGTGAATGTCAACGAGACGATCCAGGCTGGCACGCCGATCAAGCTCACGCGCTAG
- a CDS encoding DNA replication/repair protein RecF, with amino-acid sequence MHLRRLRLVSFRAHAESTLAFAPKVNLLTGPNGAGKTNVLEAVHYLCLSKSFLTSSDAYVLQRDRPFFEAEGDFESERRPSLQVRLVYVPDEGKKLFVNRAPLDRLSDIVGQLPVVVIAPDDYDLTAGGPEERRRFLDNTLSQSKPVYLDDLLKYRRALKQRNALLLHLKRNRGASDAGLDAWTEELVTLGARIVVRRAHFLDRFAGFLAEAYEQLGEVGEEPTFDYQTFAPLPDAPADDLDMEAVADLFRRHLGRRARQERERGRTLLGPHRDEIVFKLNGFEVRPYASQGQHRTFGLALKLAKFFYLKDRLDETPLLLLDDVFGTLDVKRARVVLALLRSEAVGQSLLTAARADAFTDLIDFDGATHRHLRVEAGRVLTLGVDNAAPSPVRSTEAPLPDGSVEPTPASS; translated from the coding sequence ATGCACCTCCGTCGTCTCCGCCTCGTCTCGTTCCGTGCCCACGCGGAGAGCACGCTCGCGTTTGCGCCGAAGGTGAACCTGCTCACGGGTCCCAACGGCGCGGGCAAGACCAACGTGCTGGAGGCCGTCCACTACCTGTGCCTCTCCAAGAGCTTCCTCACAAGCAGCGATGCCTACGTGCTCCAGCGCGACCGTCCCTTCTTCGAGGCTGAGGGCGACTTTGAGAGCGAGCGACGGCCTTCGCTGCAGGTGCGGCTCGTCTATGTCCCCGACGAAGGCAAGAAGCTCTTCGTCAACCGCGCGCCGCTGGATCGCCTCTCCGACATCGTCGGGCAACTGCCGGTGGTGGTGATCGCGCCGGACGACTACGACCTCACGGCGGGCGGTCCCGAGGAGCGCCGCCGCTTCCTCGACAACACGCTCAGCCAGTCGAAGCCGGTCTACCTGGATGACCTGCTGAAGTACCGCCGTGCGCTCAAGCAGCGCAACGCGCTCCTGCTCCACCTCAAGCGCAACCGAGGCGCCAGCGACGCTGGGCTCGACGCCTGGACCGAAGAGCTCGTCACGCTGGGCGCGCGGATCGTGGTGCGGCGGGCCCACTTCCTCGACCGGTTCGCCGGGTTCCTCGCCGAGGCCTACGAGCAGCTTGGAGAGGTGGGCGAGGAGCCGACGTTCGACTACCAGACGTTCGCGCCGCTCCCCGACGCGCCTGCCGATGACCTCGACATGGAGGCCGTCGCCGACCTGTTTCGCCGTCACCTCGGCCGGCGTGCCCGCCAGGAGCGCGAGCGCGGCCGCACGCTCCTCGGCCCCCACCGTGACGAGATCGTGTTCAAGCTCAACGGCTTCGAGGTGCGCCCGTACGCCTCGCAGGGCCAGCATCGCACGTTCGGCCTCGCGCTCAAGCTCGCCAAGTTCTTCTACCTCAAGGACCGCCTCGACGAGACGCCGCTGCTCCTCCTCGACGATGTCTTTGGCACGCTCGACGTGAAGCGGGCGCGCGTGGTGCTGGCCCTGCTGCGCTCCGAGGCTGTCGGCCAGAGCCTGCTCACCGCTGCCCGCGCCGACGCCTTCACCGACCTCATCGACTTCGACGGTGCCACGCACCGGCACCTGCGCGTGGAGGCGGGTCGCGTGCTCACGCTCGGCGTGGACAACGCGGCGCCTTCGCCGGTCCGGTCCACGGAGGCCCCGTTGCCAGACGGTTCCGTGGAACCGACCCCGGCTTCGTCCTGA
- a CDS encoding CHAT domain-containing protein has translation MSYSIGTPPVRFSYLVLFWTLGAPTAWSMGAHQSAVEPAEDTCTTEVQEVRDAYRRSSSSGQGFEQVLPAAHSAYECLGERPTEQHARVSEYEAAALAVLEQYSSLIQVLEYYFEHLADLSTPQRHANQLVRYAYALSELNAYAEALVAYTEAASLADELPPRFAVWQLAETAEWFGSLNRLSEAEAYLDAADSVATALDASHASLRAVLHFRRGQLYVRQATLLSPQRTDLLRAALELLKDAVSVFEADAGARQQILAALTELSTVYRHLDLPEVAERYLDRIDALDIPLDDYPVYSIFYHKERSLTRSGQGDHAGARTAAERARVAAEASGDLRDLETAHFTLGTVAEAEANTLSGPLASERYADAEAYYQRAMQYALDGRARYGLMDVAPAAWVGGQRPFRALVRFYLRQGRYAEAFATLDDSRARYFRDLRDAAQRRAVLTPRRRATLDSLVTVQEEARRALDHADLSVAGRSGLTLDVQRAQLAIDSVSALVSASAEPPVARRSVEAMQTMLRPQRRALVTFFLDEEEGAVFVLTADTLAVSPLSSPTVSNLAAAAYVAPGAYDPAPFHELYRALLGPFESVLDDTDALVVIPEGVLAGFPFALLTTAAASPGIPPPYLVRRHALATALSASSFFAADYREIDPNLDLLALGRTTFDYPSESRSLALRSGGDPSASFVSLPLVESELRTAHRHLGGLLLLDRAATKSAFFKDATRARVLHLASHALVDSDAPMSSYVVLASDEAEPGPSSRLYLSEIQQASLAADLVLLSACSTAEGKAHLSEGVIGLQYAFQAAGARSVLATAWPVNDAAMAELVAAFYGYLADGLSKDRALQRAQLDYLDRYDGALAHPAYWGGLTIQGDVTPLDIPPRFPWVWLLFGATLLAGTLHYARRYAVL, from the coding sequence ATGTCGTACTCAATCGGCACGCCCCCCGTCAGGTTCTCGTATCTCGTCCTTTTCTGGACGCTCGGCGCGCCGACGGCTTGGTCCATGGGCGCCCATCAGTCAGCCGTGGAGCCTGCTGAGGACACGTGCACTACCGAGGTGCAGGAGGTCAGGGATGCCTACCGTCGCAGTTCGAGCTCTGGTCAGGGTTTCGAACAGGTCCTGCCCGCAGCTCACTCTGCCTACGAGTGTCTGGGCGAGAGGCCCACTGAGCAGCATGCGCGGGTCAGCGAGTACGAGGCCGCGGCTCTGGCCGTGCTCGAACAGTACAGCTCGTTAATCCAGGTCCTGGAATACTACTTTGAGCACTTGGCGGACCTGTCCACTCCACAGCGACACGCAAATCAACTCGTCCGCTATGCCTACGCTCTGAGCGAGTTGAACGCGTATGCTGAAGCGCTCGTTGCCTATACAGAGGCCGCGAGCCTCGCCGACGAGCTCCCGCCGCGCTTTGCTGTCTGGCAGCTTGCCGAAACGGCAGAGTGGTTCGGGTCTCTCAACCGACTGTCCGAGGCTGAGGCCTACCTCGACGCTGCAGACTCCGTCGCGACGGCGCTCGATGCGTCCCATGCGTCTCTCCGTGCCGTCCTACACTTTCGGAGGGGCCAGCTCTACGTGAGGCAAGCTACCCTGCTATCGCCGCAGCGCACCGACCTACTGCGCGCTGCACTCGAACTGCTTAAGGACGCCGTATCCGTATTCGAAGCTGACGCTGGAGCCCGTCAGCAGATCTTAGCGGCTCTCACAGAACTGAGTACCGTGTATCGTCACCTAGACCTACCAGAGGTGGCTGAGCGGTACCTGGATCGGATCGACGCGTTGGATATTCCACTGGACGACTATCCTGTGTACTCGATTTTCTACCACAAGGAGCGTAGTCTGACACGATCAGGTCAGGGCGATCACGCCGGAGCCCGTACTGCGGCGGAGCGGGCACGCGTCGCCGCCGAGGCGTCGGGCGACTTGCGTGACCTGGAGACCGCTCACTTCACGCTTGGGACGGTGGCGGAGGCAGAAGCTAACACGCTTTCTGGCCCCCTGGCTTCAGAGCGGTACGCCGACGCAGAGGCGTACTACCAACGTGCCATGCAGTACGCACTCGACGGGCGGGCGCGCTACGGGCTCATGGACGTCGCACCAGCGGCCTGGGTGGGAGGGCAGCGCCCCTTCCGTGCCCTGGTTCGTTTCTACCTTCGGCAAGGTCGCTATGCCGAGGCCTTCGCCACCCTAGACGATAGCCGCGCCCGCTACTTCCGCGACCTCCGCGACGCAGCCCAGCGACGTGCTGTGCTGACCCCACGCCGTCGTGCCACGCTCGACAGCCTTGTCACGGTCCAAGAAGAGGCGAGACGTGCTCTTGACCACGCCGACCTCAGCGTAGCCGGGCGGAGCGGACTCACTTTAGACGTTCAGCGCGCGCAGCTTGCCATCGATTCCGTGTCGGCGTTGGTATCAGCCTCAGCAGAGCCACCGGTAGCGCGTCGCTCAGTCGAAGCGATGCAGACGATGCTACGGCCGCAGCGACGCGCGCTCGTCACGTTTTTCCTTGATGAGGAAGAAGGCGCCGTTTTCGTCTTGACCGCTGACACGCTGGCTGTCTCGCCTCTTTCATCCCCTACGGTCTCGAACCTTGCCGCTGCAGCGTACGTGGCGCCGGGGGCCTACGACCCCGCGCCGTTTCACGAACTCTACCGCGCACTGCTTGGTCCGTTTGAATCGGTGCTGGATGATACCGACGCACTCGTGGTCATTCCCGAGGGTGTTCTCGCCGGTTTTCCCTTCGCCCTCCTAACAACGGCAGCGGCTTCTCCCGGCATCCCGCCGCCCTATCTCGTCCGCCGCCATGCTCTTGCCACGGCGCTCTCGGCGTCGTCTTTCTTCGCGGCGGACTACCGGGAGATAGACCCGAACCTAGATCTGCTCGCACTGGGAAGAACCACCTTCGACTATCCGTCAGAATCGCGCTCGTTGGCCTTACGCTCGGGAGGCGACCCATCTGCTTCATTTGTCTCGCTGCCGCTGGTGGAGTCTGAGCTGCGAACGGCGCATCGGCACCTAGGCGGCCTGCTTCTTCTCGACCGTGCTGCCACCAAGAGCGCGTTCTTCAAAGATGCGACCCGAGCGCGTGTGCTGCACCTCGCCTCCCATGCCCTGGTCGACTCCGACGCCCCGATGAGCAGCTACGTCGTCCTAGCGTCCGACGAGGCTGAGCCTGGGCCCTCAAGCCGCCTCTACCTCTCCGAGATCCAGCAGGCGTCTCTGGCCGCCGACCTAGTGCTGCTGAGCGCATGCAGCACCGCCGAGGGCAAGGCGCACCTCAGCGAGGGCGTGATCGGCTTGCAATATGCCTTCCAGGCCGCTGGGGCGCGCAGCGTGCTTGCGACCGCGTGGCCCGTCAACGACGCCGCCATGGCCGAACTCGTGGCGGCGTTCTACGGCTACCTCGCCGACGGGCTCTCGAAAGACCGTGCGCTGCAGCGTGCCCAACTCGACTACCTCGACCGGTACGACGGGGCTCTTGCCCATCCCGCCTACTGGGGAGGCCTGACGATCCAGGGCGACGTCACCCCACTCGACATACCTCCGCGCTTCCCCTGGGTGTGGCTGCTCTTTGGCGCTACGCTCCTTGCAGGCACTCTGCACTATGCGCGCCGCTACGCGGTTCTCTGA
- the murQ gene encoding N-acetylmuramic acid 6-phosphate etherase — MSTIPNDLFEQLQRLATEQRNPRTMHIDEASTLDAVRMLHNEDRIAVAAVKPELPYIAEAVDRIVAAFKKGGRLLYVGAGTSGRLGILDASECPPTYGTPPEMVQGLIAGGTPAVFRSQEGAEDHEEDGATAIDEANVTADDVVCGIAASRRTPFVVGAVRRAHEIGATTLFVTCNPRERFDLHDITDVAICPAVGPEPIMGSTRMKSGTATKLVLNALTTISMVKLGKVYENMMVDLQMSNLKLVERSKRIVMLATGADYDTAKATLDAAGGHVKTALVMLLAEVEVDEARRRLTDADGFVRGAITG, encoded by the coding sequence ATGTCTACTATCCCCAACGATCTCTTCGAGCAGCTCCAGCGCCTGGCCACCGAGCAGCGTAATCCTCGCACGATGCACATCGACGAGGCCTCCACGCTCGACGCCGTGCGGATGCTGCACAACGAGGACCGCATCGCCGTGGCCGCGGTGAAGCCTGAACTCCCCTACATCGCCGAGGCGGTCGACCGTATCGTAGCCGCGTTCAAGAAGGGAGGACGACTTCTCTACGTCGGCGCTGGGACAAGCGGGCGCCTCGGCATCCTCGACGCCTCGGAGTGCCCGCCGACCTACGGTACCCCGCCGGAGATGGTGCAAGGCCTCATCGCTGGGGGCACGCCCGCCGTCTTCCGCTCGCAGGAAGGCGCAGAAGATCACGAGGAGGACGGAGCCACCGCCATCGACGAGGCCAACGTGACGGCCGACGATGTCGTGTGCGGCATCGCGGCGAGCCGCCGCACGCCGTTCGTGGTCGGGGCGGTACGGCGCGCGCACGAGATCGGCGCGACGACGCTCTTTGTGACGTGCAACCCGCGCGAGCGCTTCGACCTGCACGACATCACCGACGTGGCGATCTGCCCGGCCGTCGGCCCCGAACCCATCATGGGCTCGACGCGGATGAAGAGCGGAACGGCCACCAAGCTCGTCCTCAACGCGCTCACCACCATCTCGATGGTGAAGCTAGGCAAGGTTTACGAAAACATGATGGTAGACCTTCAGATGTCGAACCTCAAGCTTGTCGAGCGCTCGAAGCGAATCGTGATGCTCGCCACGGGCGCGGACTACGACACCGCGAAGGCGACGCTCGACGCTGCAGGCGGCCACGTGAAGACGGCGCTCGTCATGCTCCTCGCCGAGGTCGAGGTGGACGAGGCACGCCGCCGTCTCACCGACGCGGACGGCTTCGTGCGCGGCGCAATCACCGGGTGA